A window from Cryptomeria japonica chromosome 1, Sugi_1.0, whole genome shotgun sequence encodes these proteins:
- the LOC131034129 gene encoding chitinase 2-like, with amino-acid sequence PREILKTLMLGIRGLVIGLVSTMCANLNLFREYIGSEFNDVKFSDLPIDSRTQFHFILAFAIDYTPSGSAPTNGKFNIFWDNDNLSPSAVQAIKAQHKNVKVALSLGGDSVESGNVQFMPSSVSSWVSNAVSSLTSIIKEYHLDGIDIDYEHFDFTNPNIFAECIGQLITQLKRNKVISFASIAPYDDGPIQSHYTALWKSYGNLIDFVNFQFYAYDSSTTVSQFIKHFNEQESRYSGGKVLASFMTEDSGGLSPAEGFFTACRMLRNSGKLNGIFVWSADSSQSNNFQFEKLSQAVLQGS; translated from the exons CCTAGGGAAATCTTAAAGACATTGATGCTAGGAATTAGAGGATTAGTCATAGGTCTAGTGTCAACCATGT GTGCGAATTTGAATCTGTTCAGAGAATACATTGGGTCCGAGTTCAACGACGTCAAATTTTCTGACCTGCCAATCGATTCCCGCACGCAATTTCATTTCATTCTCGCCTTCGCTATTGACTACACCCCGTCGGGAAGTGCTCCTACAAATGGAAAGTTCAACATTTTCTGGGATAATGACAATCTGAGCCCCAGCGCCGTGCAAGCCATCAAAGCCCAACACAAGAATGTCAAAGTTGCTCTCAGCTTAGGGGGGGACAGCGTTGAAAGTGGGAACGTCCAGTTCATGCCATCATCTGTGTCGTCGTGGGTGAGCAACGCCGTTTCTTCGCTCACAAGCATAATCAAGGAATACCATCTTGACGGCATCGACATCGACTATGAGCATTTCGACTTTACCAATCCCAATATATTTGCTGAGTGCATTGGGCAGCTCATAACACAGTTAAAGCGGAACAAAGTCATCTCCTTCGCCTCCATCGCTCCCTATGACGACGGTCCAATCCAATCCCATTACactgcactctggaaaagctatgGCAATTTGATTGACTTTGTGAATTTCCAATTCTATGCCTACGACTCGAGCACCACCGTCTCACAGTTCATAAAACATTTCAACGAGCAGGAGTCCCGCTATAGTGGCGGAAAAGTGTTGGCTAGTTTCATGACGGAGGACAGTGGGGGGCTGTCACCTGCAGAAGGCTTCTTTACCGCGTGCCGAATGCTCAGGAACTCCGGCAAGCTCAACGGCATCTTTGTGTGGTCTGCAGACTCCTCACAGTCTAATAACTTCCAATTCGAGAAACTATCCCAGGCTGTCCTGCAAGGCTCCTGA